DNA from Paraburkholderia sp. PGU19:
GGTCGAAACACCGGGTCGCCACGCCGGATCGGCATACCCGTCAGCACGCAGAACGAGTCCATGCGTGCGAGACCGATTCGCCATACCTGATCGGCGTAATGACCTGAGCGTGGATCGCTCCAGCACACGCTGAGTGTCTTCGATGACAGCTGTTCAAGAATGGAAATATGCGCCGGCGGTGGCTCGACCTCGACAGGCTCCAGCGCTTCAGGCGGGGGACGCTTGGTCATGCGGAATTTCTTTTTTGGACCGTATTGTGCTTTCCTGGCAGATTCAATGGTTGTAGGCATCAGGACGCCTACCAATGCGCGTCTAACGATATCTTCTTCAACCGGACGAGTCATCATTCACCTCCGTCACAGAGTTTGGCTGGCGGCACGCTCCTTCGCGGCCGAGGTGCTGCTGCTGACGTCAACAGTGTTGTACGGTGTGGCTCGCAAGGCAGATCAGTGACTTGCCTGCATGGCGCGCAGCGATACGCGAAACCGAGTCCCGACATCAACGCGCCGTGACTCTATATTGGACGTTCAGGCGGCCATACAGCAAGTTAAGCGTTGTTAACCGGAAAGTGCAATGAAATACTTTCCGCTTCAGGTGTCTGAATTCCTTTAGGCCCGACAAGGCCCGCATCACTATATGTATAGTGAGCATGTCGGCTTAAAGATGTATTGCCATTACTTCTTGTCCCATGTGACGAGGTCTTTATCGTTGTCGTCAGCGACAAAGATGGCAAGCAGCTTCGCTGGCCTGGTCTTGCTTGCGTTTTCGCTGACCATGTGGTGCACGCCCGGTGCTTCCGTCCAGCTTTCACCTGCGTGATACACGCGCGCTTCGCCATCGTCGACCTTGCTTCGGATCTCGCCCTGCAGCACGTAGCCAACCACGAACGCCTGCCCATGTCGATGTGACGGCGACACGCCGCCCGGTTTGTAGTCGACCACGATAGCCGTCATGGTCTTGCCGGGCACATTTGCGATCGGCGTCTGGAACGCCGGGTTGATGTGCTCGCGCGGCCCATCGACGCCATGCGCGTGCGCCGCGTGAGGCGCCGTCAATGCGATGCAGGCTGCCGCCGTGGAGGCAAGAACGGTCTGAACGAAATTCACTTTAACTCTCCAAATAATGAATGGTTTGAGATGGCGCCGCGCAGCAGGCGGGCCAGGTCGACATTTTTAACTGCGACTAACAAAGTCGTAGTTAGAAGAGTAAACGCTTTTTTGACAGCATGCAACGAAACGTCGGTTCACCTGCTTGCGATCTCCATTCCCACGAAATGGATTCTTGCCATCTTTGTCATAGATGTCTAGAATCCGCGAAATTGACAGTTATGTCAAAGATGGCGGGAAAATGACCCGAACATGGCAAAACTGCCGCGCAGCGCGCGGCCTCAAGCGGAATCCATACTCATGTCCACCGAAGCATCACTTTCAACACCCGTCGGCGATCGAACCGCCGTATGGCGGCACATCTTCGCAGGCTTCTGCGCGAGCCTCGTCAGCATTGGGTTGGCGCGCTTTGCCTATACGCCGCTCATTCCGCCGCTCATTCAGGCGCACTGGTTCGCTGCATCGGACGTGGTTTATCTGGGCGCGGCGAATCTTGCCGGCTATCTGCTCGGTGCGTTGCTCGGCCGTCCGGTCGCGCATCGTCTGACGAACACGCATACCTTGCGGGCCATGATGGTGCTGGTCACGGCGACCTTTCTGGCGTGCGCGTTTCCTGTCTCCGTCGCGTGGTTCTTCTTCTGGAGATTGCTGTCGGGCGTGGCGGGCGGTGCGATCATGGTGCTGGTCGCTGCAACGGTGCTGCCGCATGTGCCGGCGGATCGTAAGGGTCTCGCGAGCGGTGCAATCTTTCTCGGCCTTGGCGTCGGCATTGCGGCATCGGGGACGATCGTCCCGCTGCTGCTCAATCTTGGCTTGCGCAACACATGGATCGGCATCGCGATCCTCTCTGCGGCTTTGACGCTGGCGACGTGGTACGGATGGCCGTCGGCGACGAAAGCGCACGCACATTCCGCGCACGCGGCTCCAACTGCGAAGACGCACAACCCGTCGGCTGTCCGTGTGCTCTACGCCGAGTACGCGTTGATGGCGGTCGGCCTTGTGCCCACGATGGTTTTCCTCGTCGATTTCATTGCACGCGGACTTGGCGCGGGCGCACATGTCGGTGCGGCATATTGGATTCTGTATGGCGTTGGTGCCATCTTCGGCGCGCCCGTATATGGATTCATGGCCGATCGCTTAGGCGCACGCTTTGCAATCCGCGCGCTAACGCTGTTGCAGATCGTCGTGGTCGCAGCGTTCGCGATGTCCAGCAATCAGATCGTGATCGGCGTGCTGACGCTCGTTATCGGCAGCTTTCCGCCAGGCATCGTGCCGATGATGCTTGCGCGCGTACATGAAGTCCTGCCGCACGATCATGCCGGGCAGCACAGGACATGGAGTCGCGCCACGACGACGTTTGCGGCATTTCAGGCGCTCGCAGGTTACTCATATTCAGCATTGTTCAATAGCAGCGGTGGCAACCATCGCCTACTCTTTGCAATTGGCGCGGTGGCGCTCGTGTTCGTCGTCCTGGTCGACTGCGCGGCGCCGTTGCTTGCACGAGAGCCTGGTCAAAAACAGAACAATAGATAAGGCGAAAAATCGCGGCGCGACCCGTCGTTTGAAAAGCGCACCTGATCAGGTCGTTTAAAGAAGATGGCGGGGCGCCTCGCGTGAGAGTCGTGTTAACAAGGATTAACTACCGCTCACACTTTCAGCGACCGACAATCCTTCCTCCAGTTTCGCAGTGAAGCGCGTGTATCGACGCGGAGGTTTCGAACGTGAAGGCAGGCGTGGACCGTCCGTTCCGGAACGCCATGGGCGACGCCGATGCGCAGCGTCTCGAAGGCGCGTCACCGCTGTCGTTGCAACGCGGCAGCAAGCGGCTCGCGCTGATACCGCGTCTGCTGATTCTCGGCGTGTGCGGCTGGTCGCTGATTGAAACGCCTGCGGAGTTCGATCCTTCCGCTGGCGACCTGGGCATCGCGGCCCTCGCCCTGGCGAAAATTGCATGGACCGTGATCGGCGTGGCGGCCGCGCGTGGAATGAGGCGCGCGCAGTGGATATTTTCGTTTCTGTGCGGACTGAGCCTCGTCGCGATCGTGCCGGGTTTGCCCGTCGAACTGCACGAATCGGCGTGGATCTTCACGCAATCGCTCGTCGAATGCGTACTCAAGGCGGGCGCTCTGCTCGCATTGGGAATGTCGCGCGTCACGCGTCCCGCCGCCGTCGATATCTCGTCATGGCATGACGACGACGGAAGCATTCAGCGGCCCTGAAAGCGGCCGTATCGAGCGCTCCACGTACCGCGATTCGCGAATGATCTTCTAGACGGACAACGGCCTCTTGAACAGATCGCGCGCGATCGAGCAGAACAGTTCTGTCGTAGCGCTTTGATCCTGCAAACGCCGGCTCATGATGATCGGCGACGACACATTCGTTTCCTCGATCGACCGATAGGTCACGCCGCGCGCCCGCAAACCCCGCACACTCTCCGGCACGAGACACACGCCCACTTGAGCGGCGACGAGTCCTAGTGCCGTCTGCAGTTCCCGTACCTCGTGAACGGCGGCCGGTTCGACGGCGTGGTCGCGAAACGCGGACAACTGTTGATCCGCGTAGCTCGGGCGCGGCGTCGACGGATAGATGATCAGCGTTTCTTTCGACAGCGCGTCGAGCGTCAGTTGCGCCACATCGGCGAGCGCGTGGCCCGCGGGCAAGGCGGCAATCAACGGTTCCTCGACGAGCACTTCGCGCGCCAGTTGCGATTCGTCGAAACGCAGCCGGCCAAAGCCCACGTCGATGCGTCCACCCTTGAGCGCGCTCAGCTGCTCGATCGTGAACATTTCGATCAGCGAAATCTGGATGAGGGGCGCGGCTTCCCGAAACGCGCGGATAACGTCGGGCAGCGGGCCATACAGCGTGGACGGCACGAAACCGATCACGATGCGCTCCGCGAGTTGCGCCAGCCGCCGCGTGAGCGGTAGCAACTCATCGCTTTCTTCGAGCAGGCGCTTGGCCTGCGCATAAAAGACGCGCCCGGCTTCCGTCAGCTTGAGCGGGCGCGCGCCGCGTTCGAACAGCGCAAGCCCCACGGTGTCTTCGATCTGCTGGATCTGCCGCGAGAGCGGCGGCTGCGTCATGTTCAGGCGCTCGGCGGCCCGGGTGAAGTTCCTTTCCTCGGCGACCGCCACGAAATAGCGAAGTTGACGCAGTTCCATCTATGCCCCGAAGGTATGGAAATAGACTTAATCGGTCTTGGACGGATTCTGCCGGCGCCCCTAGTATGGGCACATCAGCAGGAGAGCCGTATGATACCAAGCGCCGTTCAGATACAAGCTGTAGAGACTATTCTCGTCGATGTTCCGACGATTCGCCCGCACCGCCTGTCGGTCGCCACGATGAATTGCCAGGCCCTCGTGCTGATCCGCATTCAATGCGCGGATGGTATAACGGGCTGGGGCGAGGCGACCACAATCGGCGGTCTCGCGTATGGCGAGGAAAGCCCCGAAAGCATCAAGACCAACATCGACACCTATTTCGCGCCGCTGCTCAAGGGCATGGACGCGACCCGTCCCGGCCAGGCGATGGCGAAGCTGCGCGAATGCTTCCAGGGCAACCGCTTTGCGAAGTGCGCGATCGAAACCGCGTTGTTCGACGCGCAGGCACAGCGTTTCGGCGTGCCGCTGTCGGAACTGTTCGGCGGCCGCGTGACGGATTCCGTCGAAGTCGCATGGACACTGGCGAGCGGCGACACAGGCCGCGATATCGACGAAGCGCATCAGATGCTGGAAATGAAGCGGCACCGCGTGTTCAAGCTGAAGATCGGCACGCGCGCACCGGCTGAGGACATCGCGCACGTTGCAGCGATCAAGGCGGCCGTGGGCGACCACGCCGAAGTGCGCGTCGACGTGAATCAGGCGTGGAGCCAGGCGGAAGCGCTGTGGGCGTGCGAACGCCTCGCGGACGCGGGCTGCAATCTGATCGAACAACCCATTGCGGCCGACGACCGCCGCGGCCTCAAGCGTCTCACGCATCATTCGAAGGTGCCCATCATGGCCGACGAGGCGCTGCATGGTCCCGTCGATGCATTCGATGTCGCCAGCGCCCATGCGGCCGATGTATTCGCCGTGAAGATCGCGCAATCGGGCGGCCTGACGGGCGCGGCGAGCGTCGCGGCAATCGCGCTTGCAGCGGGCGTCGACCTGTATGGCGGCACGATGCTGGAAGGCGCGGTCGGCACGATCGCTTCGGCGCAACTGTTCAGCACGTTCCGCGAATTGAAGTGGGGCACCGAGTTGTTCGGGCCGTTGCTTCTCACGCAGGAAATTCTCACCGAGCCGCTGCGCTACGAGAACTTCTCGTTGCAATTGCCGCAGGGCCCGGGACTCGGCATTCAACTCGACCTCGACAAGATCGGGAGACTGCGCCGCGATTCGAAGCACGGCGCGAGTGTGGTCAAAGGTTAGCTATGGCGGTGCTGAATCCGCAGCGCCCTAAGCACATTTGGCATCGTCATCAGTGATTGGACTAAAAGGAGACATCCCCATGGACATCAAAACCATCGACGCCCTGTTGAACAAGATCAACGAAAGCGCCACGCACGAAGGTAACGCCCGCACGAAGCAGGTGGTCAACCGCATCATCCGCGATCTGTTCATCACGATCGACGAACTCGACGTGACGCCGAACGAATTCTGGGCCGCGCTGAACTACCTCGGTGAAGCGGGCCAGAGCGGCGAGCTGGGTCTGCTGGCCGCGGGTCTCGGCTTCGAGCATTTCCTCGACGTGCGTCTCGACGAAGCGGAAGCCAAGGCCGGCCTGCAAGGCGGCACGCCGCGTACGATCGAAGGTCCGCTGTACGTGGCGGGCGCGCCGGAAACGACGGGCCATGCGCGGCTCGACAACGGCAACGAACCGGGCGAGACGCTGGTGATGCGCGGCCGTGTACTCGATGAAGCCGGCCAGCCGGTACGCGGCGCACTGGTCGAAGTGTGGCACGCGAACCATCTGGGCAACTACTCGCACTTCGACAAATCGCAGGCCGAATTCAACCTGCGCCGCTCGATCCGTACCGACGAAAACGGCACGTACAGCTTCCGCAGCGTGGTGCCGATCGGCTATAGCGTGCCGCCGGAAGGCAAGACACAGCAATTGCTCGATCTGCTCGGCCGTCACGGCCATCGCCCCGCGCATATCCACTTCTTCGTGTCGGCGCCCGGTTATCGCAAGCTGACGACGCAGATCAATATCGAAGGCGATCCGTATCTGTGGGATGACTTCGCGTTCGCGACTCGTGAAGGTCTCGTGCCCGCCGTCAGGAAGGAAGAGGGCGCAACGGGCAAGCCTTATGGCATCGAAGGCCAGTTCGCGTTGATCGACTTCGACTTCAGCCTCGTCAAGGACCGCAACAACGTGCCGACGAGCGAAGTGGAACGCGTGCGCGCCTGATATCAGCGGTATCGCTGAAGGTATGAATGCGGCAGCCGTTCGGGGTGGCCGCACTGTTTGAAAGCGCAGAACCCGGTGAAAGCTGCGCAACTGCAATGAATCTACAGGGAGTCCACGAATGCTATTTCACGTGAAGATGATCGTTAAGCTGCCGCCCGATATGCCCGTCGAGCGCGCCAACGAATTGAAGGCCACTGAAAAGGCCATGGCGCAGCGTCTGCAAAAGGAAGGCATCTGGCGACATCTTTGGCGCATTGCGGGCCTGTATGCAAATTTCAGCGTGTTCGACGTGGAAAGCCCCGCGCAACTCAATGAGATCCTCATGCAGCTGCCGCTTTATCCGTATATGGAAGTGACGGTGGATGCGATGTGCCGCCATCCTTCGTCGATTCACGAAGACGATCGCTAGACGCTGGCGCAAATAAAAAAGGAAGAGACGCGGAGTACCGTCTCTTCCAAAGCACTACCAGGGTAGCCTCAACAGACAACAACAACCACTACAACAAGAACGCAATATCAATCGAGTGCGGAAGCGGGGCCGAAGAACTCATAACGGCTCTGCTTTTCCGGCACGCCAATCGTCTTCAGATGGCGCTTCACCGCCTTCATGAACGACTTGGGTCCGAGGAAGTACACATCCACATCACGCGTCGCGGGCAGCCATTCGATCAGGCGCGCTTCGTCGATATAGCCTTCTGCGTGATGCGCGTCGTCATGCTGACGCGGCTTCTCATACACATAGAAGCGCTTGAGTTGCGGATGACGCGCCGCCAGTTCGTCGATATGGTCGCGGAACGCATGCACGCCGCCGTGACGTGTGGCATGAATGAAGTGGATGGGACGCGACGTTTGCAGCGCGGCATTCAGCATCGCGAGCGTCGGCGTGATACCGACCCCACCGCTGATCAACACGAGCGGCTTATCGTTGTTCTCCAGCGTGAAATCGCCCGACGGTGTGAGCAGGTCCAGCGTCGCGCCTTCAGTCACCGAGTCGTGCAGATAGTTCGACGCCTTGCCGTTCGGCTCGCGCTTCACGCTGATCCGATATTCGCGGCCGTTTGCCGCAGCCGACAATGAATAGTTGCGGCGAATCTCTTCACCATCGACGATCAGCTTCAGGCCGATGTACTGGCCCGGATGGAATTCGAGCAGCTCGCCGCCGTCGGCGGGACGCAGATAGAACGACGTGATCTCGTCGCTCTCCTTGACCTTGCGCGCCACCACGAACGGACGCGTGCCGCGCCAGCCGCCCGTCGCGGTTTCCTTCTCGACGTAGACCGTCTCTTCGAGGCCGATCAGCAGGTCGGCCAGTTGCTGATATGCGGCGCCCCACGCTTCGATCACGGCGTCCGTGGCGATTTCTGCTCCGAGCACTTCGCGGATCGCGCGCAGCAAACATGCGCCGACGATCGGATAATGCTCGGGCAGGATGTTGAGCGCGACGTGCTTGTTGACGATCTGCGAAACCAGTCCGCCGAGTTGTTCGAGTTGATCGATATGACGCGCGTACATCAGCACGGCATTCGCGAGCGCGCGCGGCTGATCGCCCGATTGCTGGTGCGCCTGGTTGAACAGCGGGCGCACACTCGGGTACTCCGCCAGCATGGTCTTGTAGAAGTGCGTGGTGAGCGCTTCGCCGCCGCTTTCGAGCAGCGGAACAGTTGCCTTGACGATTGCGCGATGTTCGGCTGACAGCATGAGTTGATTCCTTGCAGTTGGGGTGAGTGGGGTCCCGCGCGAATTCGGCGGGCTTCGGGTAATCTCTTATGCATCTATCGGGCCAGCTTCAAACAATCGTAAAATCAGCGACTTAGAAACATCAGACGTGAATATGACAAGGGTTAAAACGACTGCACGAGAGGTCAGATTGACCGCATCCGAGGTGCTCGACGCGCTGATTCCGCTGGTCGAGGACCTGTCGCGCGACTTGCCGGAACGCGAGCGCTATCGCCGTCTTCTGACGACGCTGCGCACGCTGTTTCCCGGAGATGCCGCGGCCATACTGCGTCTCGATGACGACACCCTCGTGCCGCTTGCCATCGACGGCCTGTCGGGCGACACCCTCGGCCGCCGCTTTCGCGTGAGCGACCATCCGCGCTTCGAAGCGCTGCTGTCGAGTGAAGAGCCCACGCGTTTTCCCGCCGATTCCGATTTGCCCGACCCCTACGACGGCCTGGTGCAGGGCGTGAGCGGCCATCTGGAAGTGCACGACTGTCTCGGCTGTCCGCTGCTGATCGGCGGCAGGCCGTGGGGTTTGCTGACACTCGACTCGCTCGATCCCGAGCGTTTCGACAGCATCGACATGAACACGCTGCAGGCGTTTCTGAGTCTCGCGGCGGCGACGGTGAGCGTCGCGGAGCGCATCGACACGCTCGAGCGCAACACCGAAGAGGAGCGTCAGCGCGCGGAGGCGTACCGTCAGGCGAGCGGGCAGAGCAGCCGCGAACTGATCGGCAGCAGCACGGCGCATCAGCAATTGGTCAACGAAATCCGCGTGGTCGCGAACAGCGAGCTGACCGTGCTCGTGACGGGCGAAACGGGTGTCGGCAAGGAACTGGTCGCGAGCGCGATTCACAGCGGCTCGCCGCGCGCCAACAAGCCGATGATCAGCCTGAACTGCGCGGCGCTGCCGGATACGCTCGTCGAAAGCGAGCTGTTCGGGCATGTACGCGGCGCGTTCTCGGGTGCATCGTCGGACCGGCGCGGCAAGTTCGAGCTTGCCGACGGCGGCACGCTGTTTCTCGACGAGGTCGGCGAGTTGCCGGTCGGCGTGCAGGCCAAGCTGCTGCGCGTGTTGCAGAACGGCCAGTTGCAGCGTATCGGCTCGGATAGCGAGCACAAGGTGGACGTGCGGCTCATCGCCGCGACCAATCGCGATCTCGCCGAAGAAGTGCGCGCAGGGCGTTTTCGCGCGGACCTGTATCACCGGCTGAGCGTGTATCCGTTGCGCGTGCCGCCGCTGCGCGAGCGCGGGCGCGACGTGTTGCTGCTCGCGGGGTGCTTCCTCGAAGAGAACCGGGCACGGCTCGGGCTGCTCAGCATCCGGCTGGGCCAGGACGCGCAAACCGCGCTGCTTTCGTACAACTGGCCTGGCAACGTGCGCGAACTCGAGCATATGATTGGCCGCAGCGCGTTCAAGGCGTTGTCGCGTCACCGCGAGCGGCCGCGCATTCTCACGCTGACGGCGGCGGATCTGGGCATGTCGGCGAATAATGGCGGCGAGCTGCAAGCGGCTGCGTCCCTTTCGGCTTCGACGGGCGCAGACGAAGCGAGCGCAACCGATTTCCGCAGCGCCGTCACGGCCTACGAGCGCACGCTCGTCAGCGACGCGCTGGAACGCAACAACCACAACTGGGCAGCCGTCGCGCGCTCGCTCGGCATGGATCGCGCGAATCTGAACCGGCTGGCGAGGCGTCTTGGCCTGAAATAACCCGCAATTTGCCGGGCCGCCGAGAACTGATTTGGTAGTATCTGATTTGTCAGTCAGATTGCCGTTCGTTCAGGAGGCTTCGCGTGCGTCACTACACCAAAGACAATTTCAGGCTCACCGAGAGCGTCGGCTACCAGCTCGTGAAGGCGCGCAACCTGATCACGACGGAGATGGACGCGGCGCTGAAGGACCTCGACATCTCCAGCCAGCAAATGGGCATCATGCTGATGCTCAGGCAGAAACTCGCGTCGACGCCGTTCGAGCTGTCAAAAATGCTCGGCATCGACACCGGCCTGATGACGCGCATGCTCGACAAGCTCGAAGCGAAAGGGCTGGTGGTGCGCTCGCGCGACGAAGAGGACCGCCGCGTCGTCAACCTGACGCTGACCCGACCCGGCATCGCGGTCGCCGACCAGATTCCCGAAATCGCACCCGACGTGCTCAATGCGCGCCTGAAAGACTTCACCAAGGCCGAGCTGAATGAACTGCGCCGCCTGCTGCGCAAGTTCGTGAGCGACTGAGCGACTGAGCGCCGCTTGCGCCTGAGCCTCCTTCCCGCCGCCTTTGGGCGGCGCGCGTCCGCCGCATTATCCGATTGAACGATAAGAACTGCTGCATCTGATGAAACAATGAGTTTCGTCATAGTGCTGTTGACTATATCTGACCTGTCAATTATTGTTCGTGCAAATAGCGAGGAGTCAGAGATGTCGCACTATTCGAAGGAAGATTTTCATTTGACCGACAACGTCGCTTTCGCGATCACCAAGGCGCGCAACCTCTTGACGGGACGGATGGATGCAGCGGTGAAGGGCCTGAACGTGCGGGCGCACCACGTTGGGATTTTCATGTCGCTGTTGCGCGGCATCGACACGACGCCGGCTACGCTGTCGCGCCATCTCGGCATCGACACCGGCCTGATGACTCGCACGCTCGACAAGCTCGAAACGCTCGGCATGCTGACGCGCACGCGCAGCGCGGATGACCGCCGCGTCGTGAATCTCGAACTCACCGAGGCGGGCCGCGAAGTCGCATTGCGCATCGCGGAGATTGCGCCTGGTGTGCTGAACGAGCGTCTCCAGTGCTTCACCAAAGACGAATTCGACGAACTGCGCCGTCTGCTTGGCAAGTTCCTCAACGATTGAACATTTTTTTACCCAATTATCTGATAGGTCAGACAATGAGCAATCAATCAAACGCCAGGCGGCGCGTTTCAGGGGCACTGAAAGTCGGTGTCTCGGTGATGTTCGCGGCGGTACTGTCGGCATGCGTGAACTACGCGGGCATCCATAGCGACGCGAAAACGGCCGAGCCACAGCAATATGCGACGCAGCAGAGCATTCCAGCCGGGCAAGGTCATTGGCCCGCCGCCGATTGGGCCGACCAGTTCGGCGACGCGCAACTGAAGGCACTGATCGACGAAGCACTGAAGAGCAGCCCGACGCTCGACCAGGCGCGTTCCCGCGTCGCAGCGGCCTCGGCGTATAGCGAAACGGCGAAGGCGAGCACCATGCCGCGCGTCGACGCCAGCTACTCGCTCACGCGCCAGCAGTATTCGGGTACGGCGCTGGTGCCGCCTCCGACGGGCGGTTCGTGGCAGACGGAGAACAAGGGCCTGTTGAGCGCTTCGTACGACCTGGACCTGTGGGGCAAGAACCGCGAAGCGCTGAAGGCGGCGATCTCGCAGTTGCAGGCGAGCCAGGCTGATGCGGAAGTCGTCAAGCTGACGCTCACCACGTCGATTGCGCGCACGTATAACCAGCTCGCCCGCCTTTACGTGTTGCGCGATATCGCACAACAGGAAATCACGCAGCGCGAGCAGATCGACCGCATCACGGCGGGCCGCATCGCGACGGGGCTCGACACGGAAGTCGAACGCAAGACCGCGCAGGCGAATCTCGCGACGAGCCGTGCCGCGCTGAAATCGCTCGACGGACAGATTCTTGCCACGCGCTATCAGATCGCCGCGCTGCTCGGCGCCGGTCCGGACCGTGGCCTGCAAATCGCGCGTCCGACGCTCGGTATCGGCGATGACGTGAATCTGCCCGACAACCTGCCCGCCGATCTCGTGAGCCGCCGCCCGGACATCGTGGCTGCGCGCTGGCGCGTCGATGCGATGACGCATGACGTGAAGGAAGCGAAGGCTGAGTTCTATCCCGACATCAATCTGAGCGCCGCAATCGGGCTCGACGCGTTCGGCTTCGGACGCTTCCTGACGGCGGCGAGCCGCACGGCCTCGGTGGGTCCCGCGATCCATCTGCCCATCTTCGACGCGGGCGAACTGCGCGCGCAACTGAAGGGCCGTTACGCGGACTTCGACTACGCGGTCGCAACGTACAACCAGACGCTCGTTACCGCATTGAGCGAAGTTGCCACGCAACTCGCCGGCGTGCGCTCGACAGACGGCCAACTCGTCGATGCGCAAACCGCGCAGACGGCCGCGCGCCAGGCGGACCAGCTTGCGCTCGTGCAATACAAGGCGGGACTCACGAACCAGCTGACCGTACTGAATGCCGACGTCAACGCGCTCGCCGCCGATCAGTCCGTCGCGAACCTGCGCATGGATCGCCGCGACCAGCAGATCGCGCTCGCGTCGGCGCTGGGCGGCGGTTTCGTCGACACGTCGAATGCCGATCAGAACGCGCGCGTCGCCTCTACCACAGAAACGTCTGCCGCCGAAACGTCTGCTGCCGCTGAGCATTGAGCGGCCCCTCATCGCATTGCCAGGAGAACTAGAAATGAGCGAAATCAACACCCCGGAGCGCGAAACGACGCAAGCGCCGGATGCGAAGCCCGATGCGAAGTCCACTGCGACACCGGCGCAAGCCGTCAAAGCGGACGAACCCAACACGCGCAAGCGCAAGCTGATGCTGTCGCTGCTGGGCGCGGCCGTCGTCGTGTCGGCTGCGGCTTACGGCGCGTACTACATGACCTATGCGCGCTACCACGAGACCACCGACGACGCATACGTCAGCGGCAATCTCGTGCAACTGACGCCGCAGGTGACGGGCACCGTGATCGCCGTGAACGCCGACGACACGCAAATCGTGAAGGCAGGCGACCCCGTCGTGACGCTCGACAATGCCGACGCGAAGATCGCGCTCGGCAACGCGGAAGCAGCGCTCGGACAGACCGTGCGCCAGGTGAGCAGCCTGTACGTGAACAACGATTTCTACGCGGCGAACGTTGCGCAGAAGCAATCGGACCTGGCGCGCGCGCAGGACGATCTGCGCCGCCGCCAGGCTGTCGCGGGCACCGGCGCGGTCTCCGCCG
Protein-coding regions in this window:
- a CDS encoding DUF3331 domain-containing protein, with translation MTKRPPPEALEPVEVEPPPAHISILEQLSSKTLSVCWSDPRSGHYADQVWRIGLARMDSFCVLTGMPIRRGDPVFRPRACESYFPANRDRMILASAVPSGPSGILLD
- a CDS encoding cupin domain-containing protein, giving the protein MNFVQTVLASTAAACIALTAPHAAHAHGVDGPREHINPAFQTPIANVPGKTMTAIVVDYKPGGVSPSHRHGQAFVVGYVLQGEIRSKVDDGEARVYHAGESWTEAPGVHHMVSENASKTRPAKLLAIFVADDNDKDLVTWDKK
- a CDS encoding YbfB/YjiJ family MFS transporter; amino-acid sequence: MSTEASLSTPVGDRTAVWRHIFAGFCASLVSIGLARFAYTPLIPPLIQAHWFAASDVVYLGAANLAGYLLGALLGRPVAHRLTNTHTLRAMMVLVTATFLACAFPVSVAWFFFWRLLSGVAGGAIMVLVAATVLPHVPADRKGLASGAIFLGLGVGIAASGTIVPLLLNLGLRNTWIGIAILSAALTLATWYGWPSATKAHAHSAHAAPTAKTHNPSAVRVLYAEYALMAVGLVPTMVFLVDFIARGLGAGAHVGAAYWILYGVGAIFGAPVYGFMADRLGARFAIRALTLLQIVVVAAFAMSSNQIVIGVLTLVIGSFPPGIVPMMLARVHEVLPHDHAGQHRTWSRATTTFAAFQALAGYSYSALFNSSGGNHRLLFAIGAVALVFVVLVDCAAPLLAREPGQKQNNR
- a CDS encoding LysR family transcriptional regulator → MELRQLRYFVAVAEERNFTRAAERLNMTQPPLSRQIQQIEDTVGLALFERGARPLKLTEAGRVFYAQAKRLLEESDELLPLTRRLAQLAERIVIGFVPSTLYGPLPDVIRAFREAAPLIQISLIEMFTIEQLSALKGGRIDVGFGRLRFDESQLAREVLVEEPLIAALPAGHALADVAQLTLDALSKETLIIYPSTPRPSYADQQLSAFRDHAVEPAAVHEVRELQTALGLVAAQVGVCLVPESVRGLRARGVTYRSIEETNVSSPIIMSRRLQDQSATTELFCSIARDLFKRPLSV
- a CDS encoding muconate/chloromuconate family cycloisomerase, which translates into the protein MIPSAVQIQAVETILVDVPTIRPHRLSVATMNCQALVLIRIQCADGITGWGEATTIGGLAYGEESPESIKTNIDTYFAPLLKGMDATRPGQAMAKLRECFQGNRFAKCAIETALFDAQAQRFGVPLSELFGGRVTDSVEVAWTLASGDTGRDIDEAHQMLEMKRHRVFKLKIGTRAPAEDIAHVAAIKAAVGDHAEVRVDVNQAWSQAEALWACERLADAGCNLIEQPIAADDRRGLKRLTHHSKVPIMADEALHGPVDAFDVASAHAADVFAVKIAQSGGLTGAASVAAIALAAGVDLYGGTMLEGAVGTIASAQLFSTFRELKWGTELFGPLLLTQEILTEPLRYENFSLQLPQGPGLGIQLDLDKIGRLRRDSKHGASVVKG
- the catA gene encoding catechol 1,2-dioxygenase — translated: MDIKTIDALLNKINESATHEGNARTKQVVNRIIRDLFITIDELDVTPNEFWAALNYLGEAGQSGELGLLAAGLGFEHFLDVRLDEAEAKAGLQGGTPRTIEGPLYVAGAPETTGHARLDNGNEPGETLVMRGRVLDEAGQPVRGALVEVWHANHLGNYSHFDKSQAEFNLRRSIRTDENGTYSFRSVVPIGYSVPPEGKTQQLLDLLGRHGHRPAHIHFFVSAPGYRKLTTQINIEGDPYLWDDFAFATREGLVPAVRKEEGATGKPYGIEGQFALIDFDFSLVKDRNNVPTSEVERVRA
- the catC gene encoding muconolactone Delta-isomerase is translated as MLFHVKMIVKLPPDMPVERANELKATEKAMAQRLQKEGIWRHLWRIAGLYANFSVFDVESPAQLNEILMQLPLYPYMEVTVDAMCRHPSSIHEDDR
- the hmpA gene encoding NO-inducible flavohemoprotein produces the protein MLSAEHRAIVKATVPLLESGGEALTTHFYKTMLAEYPSVRPLFNQAHQQSGDQPRALANAVLMYARHIDQLEQLGGLVSQIVNKHVALNILPEHYPIVGACLLRAIREVLGAEIATDAVIEAWGAAYQQLADLLIGLEETVYVEKETATGGWRGTRPFVVARKVKESDEITSFYLRPADGGELLEFHPGQYIGLKLIVDGEEIRRNYSLSAAANGREYRISVKREPNGKASNYLHDSVTEGATLDLLTPSGDFTLENNDKPLVLISGGVGITPTLAMLNAALQTSRPIHFIHATRHGGVHAFRDHIDELAARHPQLKRFYVYEKPRQHDDAHHAEGYIDEARLIEWLPATRDVDVYFLGPKSFMKAVKRHLKTIGVPEKQSRYEFFGPASALD